In Miscanthus floridulus cultivar M001 chromosome 8, ASM1932011v1, whole genome shotgun sequence, the sequence CTGGGACGCCGTCATCGACGCCGGTGAGGGCTCTGACTCCTCCTTTCTAGTCTTAGTCTCTCTCTGCTGTCGTGCTAGATTGCTAGTGTGGGCGAGCGAAAAGGTTGCTAAGCAAGCACCGAAGTCACGGAGAGTGTGCGAAGATATGGTACAACTTGATGTGGAACCCTGGATTGGATTCACATGCTGGAGCGGGAATTGCTGCCTGTCTGCCATTGCGATTCTAACCTGTAGGTTGTGGCGAGTTCGTTCTGTGCTTCATGAGTAATCATCACAAGTGTGCTCTAGTGTCTTTAATTTGCTGAATGTTTAGCATCAGGACAAGGAAAGTTGATGTTTGAGCTATGGTGTCCAGCGGTATGGCTTTGCCGTCCCTGTGAACGTAATGTGCAAATCTTACATCCTTTCGCAACCCGGTGTGCTCAGACAAATGGCATGCTTGCTGATTGAACAAGGCATGCTTGCTGATTGAACAAGGCGTGGCTGCAGTCTCTGTCTGAACTTCTGTTTTTTCTTGTGGTTGTAGAGTTGAAAGATTTGAGAGTTGGAATCTGGATTTTCCTTATAGTTGTAGAATAGCGACTTAGCAGCAGCTGATGGTTGAAGACGATGTTAGTTGGTTAGGACTGGGGAAGCGAGGGGAGGAAGATGCATCAGTCCCACTGAGTCTCAGCTGGTCTTGAATTCATTTACCACACATTTTCTGAACTAGGGAGGCTTGCTTTTCATAAGTTGTGTCCCTGCGATTCTGCTGTAGCTCACGTGAACTGACAAGGAAAAGAATCATGCATATGCAGGACATGCTTGTGTAAACTCAGACATTTGTTGGCTTGCTACATACAATGAGTGGGGCAAGCAAGCATGGCTAGCTTACGATTTTTACCGCATCTTCCCGGACATTGTAGCTCCTAGGGAACTGCCACAGCTAACTGATGCCAGTCATCTTTGTTTGATTCCAGAGGCCAGGAGGAGGAAATGGCTTGAAGATTATCCAGAGGCGACTAGCACAGATGAGGCCGTCGTCTTCGACACTTCAATTATTCCATGGTGGGCATGGATGAAGCGATTCCACCTTCCTGAAGCCGAGAAGCTAAATGGTTATCACCAAGCCCTTCTCTTTTGTCATTTATTAAACTGCTGAATATGataaattgctttgaaaaaacaGTTGAATATGATGTGTTCTATTTCAAATCAAACCCCGGGTGCAAATGACAtttttagcctgttcgcttgttggtttcagccagggtttatcagtcagccaacagtgttttcctctcacaacaaaccagcaccagccgggcttatcagcccagaaaccaaccagcgaacaggccgtttaTGTCCAGGGATTGTGCATTCAGAACCGATTCTTCTCGTCCAATGCAGGTCGCGCTGCCATGGTTGGCTTCTTCATGGCATACTTTGTGGATAGCTTGACGGGCGTGGGCCTTGTCGACCAAATGGGCAACTTCTTCTGCAAAACGCTGCTATTTGTTGCCGTCGCTGGTGTACTGCTAATCAGGAAGAATGAGGACATTGAATCACTGAAGAAGCTTATCGACGAGACTACGTTCTATGACAAGCAATGGCAGGCAACCTGGGAAGATGATTCCACCGGGGGGCCAAAGAATTAGTTCAGGTTCAGCTTTGGGATACAAATGCAGAATGGTTCTTGTGATGCGTTTTTGTCTCTTTCGTCGGCCTTTTTTGTTTCCCCGTCTAGTGAGGCTTGGAGGAACATTTTGACAAACGTCAATAATATACGTCATCTTGTAAAATAGTATGGACTCACTTTCTGTGCTAGAGATAATTACGTGCAGTTTTAATGGTTTATATGGTTTGCCATCTCAGAGCATTTCTCATCCAAGCAGTAAGGGCAACTATGCCATGATATTTTCATTCAGTGGCATGTTCTCATTTTTTGACAACAAATCATAACAGAAGATCACTGTCACCAGGTTTGCAATTTCTACTCGCCACAAGAACTAATGTTCAAAAGCAATAGTGTTTGCCTTAAACTCGTTTCCTTAACAAAAATTGTCACAGCCTAATCTACACTGCTTATCGCCTTCGGTTAAATCACCATCCCTTCGGATATACATGGGTAAACTGGTGCATGGTCCGTCCTGGGCAATTCACAGATATTCTGACTATCAGACATGGAATTCATTTACATATCGATCAAAGAAATGTCATGTACGCATGTCGAGGTGCTCCTCAAAGATTAGTCTGAAACAAAGCAAAGATTAATCTGAAACAAACCtgtgagacagagagagagaagcATGTCTGTTGGTGGTTAACTTTTCTGACTACTTGCTTTGATCTGGCATGGAATTCAAATCAGGCATGACACGACTGAATTCTGACCTGCAGCCAGAGCAAACAAATTAAATTCAATGTCCAGATTTATGGTACCAGAGGAAAACAATAACTTAGCAAGTATCTTTATACAATCATTTTGCAAGCAGCAAGATAAATCACTAGTATAAAGACAAATGCTAACAGCTACCGAAAACTAAATTAGATGTACAAACTGCTTGGCAAGACATACTTTTGTGGTACTGCTAAAAAAAAGACATACTTTTGTGGTAGGCTTATATAAACTGCAAAGCCAACTAAACCTTGAGATGATTTCAATTTTGCATAAGGTTGGTTGAAATTAGAGCGAAAAATGGAAGTGCATGTCAAAGTAAAACTATTCAGGAAGGAACGCAAAATTAAGAGTAACTGATTGCTTCTTGCATGACCAAATTTGATGCTGGCTAAAAAGAAATTACAGGAACAAAGAATTGAATGGAGAGAAGGTAATAAGGTGGTTGTAGCAAAGAAACCAATAATTTCTAATTCATAAAACTGTGGACTTGCGTCTAGAAACAAGAACAGAACATAAATTTGTTATCATCAAAAGGTACCCAAAAAAGGGTCTCATCAGAGGAACACAATTGAAAATAAAACTTACCCGCAGGTTGAACACTTCTTCTGATTCTTGCAGAATATTGACAAACAAACTGAACAAACATATCCCATGTCGATAGTCTTCTTATGGCAGAAACACCTGCAAAATCAGTAAAAAAATATTGAGTGCATTGAGGTGTCACCAATATTAGATGAATGCAATCTTTTTTTGGAAagaactccgcctatgttgtctcaacatagcaggtcccaagccctggtaaaggaggagggttgtgataggcgtggtgagccaacgttaaatctagccattctaatggagatgaaacccgaaagcgTGCCTGAactttgattgcttctgctgggtttcaactctagcctaccccaacttgtttgggacttaaggctttgttgttgttgttgttgttgttgttgaagctTTTTTGGAAAGAAATAAAACGGAACCAGATTTGCTAATGTGGACCAGCTTTTGCCCTGATTGTAAATTTTCACAAAAGGAGGATAGGTCTAGTACTGATGCTTAATAAAGGAAATTTAGAAGCACATACGAAGCACGAAAGTCCACTCCAAGAGTTTTTGGAAGGCGCAGAAATGCTCTAGAGTGTAAATCAGTTGCAAATACAGCCTGCGTTATTGTTGAAATGTGTCAATGAGCTTAAGCAACTACAAGAGAAATAAACCCACACAAAATTATTCACACAAACAAAGGAAGAGGATATCAAATAATATGATATACAAATAACAAATTCTCTAGTAGACAGGTATTGCCAGACTAAAGTGAAGACATCTGCACAAGTAGATCCCAGTTCTGTCCATCAGACATGGCTAATCTCTTACTTAGATATATTATAAGTAAAATCCAAAATTTTGTGAGGAAGGTATCATTAGATAAATGTTCGCAACACCTAATGTGAAACAACAAAAAACAAACAAAGAtctgaacacaaagcatacagaaGTGACCAATAAACTTTTATTGCTCTTAATGCCAATTCAGTAATTCACAGTTAAGGAAAGCACAAAAGACTTCCCTAATTTACTAACTATAATAGCAAACCAACTACATGAGGAAAAATGAATGCAAAGAAATTTTCAACTGGTATGATAACAAAAATGGTAGTAATGTCATCACCCTTTTAGAGGGTAGTAGATTCAGCATAGTGTGCTCGATGTTCCTAGGCTAATCCGTTTTCGCTATTATGTGAAACTATAGAGCACAATACAACCATAAAAGGATTATTCTGTCAAAAGGATCATAACGACCAGTATATAAATACATTCTCAAGAGGCCCCCAAAGGAAATAGGACTATATGAGAAGATATATTAATATCAGCAGCGGGAGGCCGGATAACTTACGGCAAGGTATTGAAACAGACCATTTAGTTCTTGGGGCTTAAAATAAACTCCTCCTGTTATGTACGAAGCCTATGTGATGAAACACCAGTAACTAGTCAGCAAGAGGATGTTGTGACAGTATAACATGTGGATGAATTTGATCAGTAGAATTCAAGAGCGTACTAAACAGCATTACCTGCTGCAAGAAAGCAGAATCTTGGGTTCCCACAATACAAGAATCAATTGGTACCTAAGAGATTTGTAAAATGTTACGGTCATTATGCCACCCTAGTAATTAAAAGCTTTGGAACAATTATGGATGCATATCTATATAGGCACATTTAAATGTCTTGCTACTTCTCAATCCACTACATGTGCCACACTTGGATAGTAAGTAATAAGTAACAACATAGCGACTGGCCGGTGAAATTGAAGGGTCAATAAATCTCAATGGGACTAAAATGGATTAAGCAACTGATGCAATACCATGGAACGTTGAGCAGAAAATATTGAATTCATCACTGCCACATATCTGcaagttcatttgatcaagtgaaAACTAGGTCCTGAAAAAATTTAGAAATTGCATTGATGAAGGTGTACGCATACTGTTCAGGTCCATCTGGAGAGCCCTGCAGGCACAAAATCTGTATCTCATGTTAGTATCAACTGCCGTGGCATTATAATAAGAATACTGACTACAACAATTTATGGGCGAATCAAATCATTATTTTTTATCACAAATGATGAAAACCAAACGTTACTCACAATCCTACATGACAGCATGTAGCCACTCACCCGAGGTTGCGGATGCCGAGTCCCAGACCGGAAAATCCTCTGTATATCTAAATACCCTCCATGTTAAGCAACAAAAGCACAAAATAAGATAGGGCAAATGCACAAGAAGCAAGGAATTCAAACGATTGGATACAGCACAAAGCGAGGGACAGCGCCCCAGAGAGCAGCGACGCGGCATTGGCAGAAGCAACGGAACCGTTGCCTGCAGTGGCACGGGCGTCTTGTGCAATGAACTCCTCAGCCTTGCGGCTTGCCCTGTCGAAGGTGTCCGAGATGCCCACGCCGCCGGAGGGGCTAACATCGCTGGAATCCAGGATGTAGGCACATGAGCTGACTCCCGCAGCAATGACGACCACACGGTTGAGGTGGTTCAGCAGCAGAATCGAGTTGACGAAGTGAATCAGCTGCACAGACACGGATATTACATACATCGAGTCCAAGGGGGAAAGCCAAAGCCCAATCAACGGATCAGGGCACAGCTAGCAACGAGTCATCTAATCCACAAAATTATCATTGAATATCGAGCAAGGTGGCAGGCAAAGGGAGGGTTAGGGTTGCATATGTGCGCGAAGAAGTCGGCAAAGGggagcgcggcggcggccgcggcccaGAAGAAGGGGTTCGTGTCGACGACCACCACGACGAGGCTGACGTCATCTGTACGCGCCGGCGGGTTGCGCCAGATAGGATGAGCGCGCTTGTGTGTTAGAACCAGGTCGTCGTGGAGTAAGGGGGATGTGAGAGTGGCGCGTGGCTCACCGGAGTAGAGCTTGGAGTGAGCGGAGGTCATGGCCGGAGAGAGGGTCGTTGGTGCTCGCGGGCCCGCGGCGCGGGTCGCGCGCCCAGCCAATCCAATGCTCCGAGGCGCCGGCGGGGGTGctggggcggcggcgctggcggtgGCAGTTGCCGCGGTTGAGGAGCGCCTCGAATGCTCGTGCTCGAGAAGCTGTGGCCTGTGGGTGAGGCCTGGTCTCCTGGACTTTACGTGGGCCTGGTCCAATCTTGTGTACTTGGGCTTAACTGTTTTGGGCCTGAACTAGGCCCGTGCTTTCTTAAAATTTTGTAACAGCTGGTTGTCTTTTGGTGCCTGCTTGAAtgacatttttatttttttttattattaccgAACTTGTGTTTCAAATTTGGTTCTGTTCATTTTAAAAATGAAATCTGTATACCTTCCAATTTTTTTCATTCTATAAAGCATTAGCTCTGCATGCAGGTGACGCACATTGGATTTTGACCAACGGTATCAACTCTCAGCCCCCGAAAAATCAGAGAACTTTTACAGCAAACGGTTTCAATTCAACGGAGGATTCATTCAGATTTCAAACAGATTGTGGGCGTTGCCTTCAGATTTCGGGCGTGGCAGAATGCAGATCGATATCCATGGCCATTCCAGCTTTGACTACAACTAAATCACTCGAAGGAGTCCGACGACATCATCTGCCCCTCGTCGCTCCCGCCGCGGCGCGCCGACATGGGCGACTTGAGGAAGCTGGGCGTGCCGGGCCTGGACGACGCCGGCGCCACCTTCCTGGCGCtgccacctccgccgccgccggcgtttCCCCCCATGGACAGCGTCCTGGTGACGTTCTTGATGTTCTTGGGCGGCGGTCGGGCCACCGGCGACGACACGTCCCGGTCCGGCAGCGCCACGCCGGCCGCTGCCGCGCCCTGCACCTGCTGCAGCAGCCGCCGCTGGTCCCGCTGCCGCTTCcgctcctgctccttctccttcCTCGTGTTGCCGTAGTCCTCCAGCATGTCCAGCAGCACCTCCTGCATGCGCGCATCAACGTTGTTAATTAATTGCATTgaggtgcagtgcagtgcagtgcggcCGTCGCCATGGCCCGTAGGTGATGGAGGTTTTTGCAAGGCAGGCGTACACCGTCGTACTCGAACTTGGCGCCTCTCTCCTTCTCCCACGCAACCACCTTCGCCATCAGAGCTTCCGCCATTGCTGCACCTCACACGTCAATTCCTTATCAGAAGGATTATTATGTATGTTCAGATTCAGAAACGCCATGGCTGAAGCAGAACAAAGGCTATGTTACCCGGCATTTTGCTGACCAAGGAGCGGGCTTTCTCGGCGCGTTTGAGAACGAGATGCGTCCCTTTGCCGACGTTGTATCTGTTCTCGTTCTGCAAGAACGAAAGCAAGGAAAAGCTCAGTGAGTCCTGGAGATGGAGATGATCAGACGGGGAATTGTTCACAGAGAGTCTGACGACGACCGAGACGCACTCTGCTGTACTCCTCGAGCCACGACTCCTCCTCCAGCGCGGCCTGCCACCTGTCCATCTTCTCCAGCACGTCCTTCCGGCTGAACTCCAGGTCCTTGGCCTCCGAGATCTGCACCTCCAGCCGCTCCAGGATCACAGCCCGTTCGGCGTCTGCAGTAGTCGATCGCAGTCAGTCGTATTATACACGCATGCATTTCTCAAGCAAGAACAAAAGTTCAGGCGTGTTGACAATTGACAGATACCGCTGTCGATGGCGTCCAGCACCATGACGGCAGCGTCGTCGTCCTCCGGGAGGCGCGCGCGGCGGCGGATCTCCATGAGCTCTTCGTGCTTCTTCACGACCAGGTCTTTCATCCGGCACTCCTTGAGGGTCTCCAGCCTCACCACCTCCGCCTCCACGTTGCGTATGAAGGCCATGGAGAGGGCGCCGGGCTCCGTGATCTCGTCCTCCGACGCGGCGATGTTGCAGGCCACGCCCTGGAACCGCCGCTGCTCCTCCGCCGGCGTGTCCATCAAGTTCCACAGCTCCAGCATGCTGCCCAGCAGGTCTTGCAGCTGCCATGCATGCCATTGCATTGCCAAAGGAAACAGGTTGTTTCATTCAGTTGGAGAAGGCTCACGAATCTCCATTCATTGGCGGCGAGGGCTACCGTACCTTCTCCATCCGACTCCGTTTGATCTCTCTCAGCCTCTCGATGCCCGCAGCCAGCCCCGCGATGGCGCCGTCGCTGATGTCGCCGGCCTGCACCTGCACGCCGCCTCCATTGACGACATTGTTTGTCTCTCTGGGATCCATGCCGAGAACCAAGGATGACGAGTGCAGCAGAGCCAGGAGCTCCGCCACCTTCTTGGTGCGACTTTCCTGCGTGTACATGTGTCAAGATCTCGATCCAAAGCAAGAACAAACGCTAAGCATGCATGCAATGCACCCGTCAGGAGTCGATCAGGACCGATCAGTTTCTTTAATTAGGGTGATCTGACCTTTTCCTGCTGCAGGTGGTGCAGGTAGGCTCTGAGCTCGTCGAGCTTGGTCGTCGTCAGGTCGGAGCCGTCGACGAGGGCGGCGGCATGAGCCTTCGGTTGGCCCTGGCCGCCGCCTAGCTGAAGGTTCATCTCCTCCTGGATCCTGTTGACCCGCTGGGTGACATCCGCGAACTGGCGCCGCCTCTCCTCCCTCCGCCGCCGCATCTCCGCCAGCTCCGGCACGATAAAGCCCAGCTCCTCCTTCAGGCTCCCTGTGCCCTGGTCCCAATCCTCCGTCACGACCGACATCACCATTGCCCATCGGCCGGACTGTGCGCGCGTACCTGGAGCGAGGAGCAGGCCGTGTGCACGGTGGAGGGCGGCTCGCCGATGGTGGCGCAGATGGCGGCGACCTCGGCGACGGAGTCGGCGATCTCCCGCTTGAGCTGCGCTCGGTGCTGCCGGACCTGATCCACCTTGGTGCGGTACACGTTGAGGCAATCCTCCTCCAGCGCCTGCAGCGTCCCCCGCCTGTCCTCCTCCGCTTCCCCGATCTCATCCCACATGTCCTGCATGCGTTCGTGCGTGCATCCATGAGAGGACAGGAGGAGGTCGAACGAACGGAGACGACGACGGACGAATGGACGGACGGACCCCTAGCTCATGCAGCAGCTCCTCGCGCCGGGGCTCCATCTGGAAGGGGAACAGGATGGCTCTCAGCTTCAGGGAGAGCATTGGGCTCCGTCGTCGCGCGCTCCTCGCCCCATGCTAGCTTCAATTTCTCCCCTTCCTTCtagctccctcctctcctcctccggcTCCGATCTGATCGACCAGCTCGAGGACAACGCGCGCGGCAATGGCGGCAGATCTGGCCGACGGAGTAATTAACGCTACCTGAACAACAACGACAACTGCAACTAATTAACGACACCACGGCCGACGAGGTTGACGGCGTGGAAGGTGGATCATGGCCGGCCGGCGCAGACGACGACGACTGCGATT encodes:
- the LOC136475581 gene encoding general transcription and DNA repair factor IIH subunit TFB4-like isoform X1, with protein sequence MTSAHSKLYSDDVSLVVVVVDTNPFFWAAAAAALPFADFFAHLIHFVNSILLLNHLNRVVVIAAGVSSCAYILDSSDVSPSGGVGISDTFDRASRKAEEFIAQDARATAGNGSVASANAASLLSGALSLALCYIQRIFRSGTRHPQPRILCLQGSPDGPEQYVAVMNSIFSAQRSMVPIDSCIVGTQDSAFLQQASYITGGVYFKPQELNGLFQYLAAVFATDLHSRAFLRLPKTLGVDFRASCFCHKKTIDMGYVCSVCLSIFCKNQKKCSTCGSEFSRVMPDLNSMPDQSK
- the LOC136475581 gene encoding general transcription and DNA repair factor IIH subunit TFB4-like isoform X2, translating into MTSAHSKLYSDDVSLVVVVVDTNPFFWAAAAAALPFADFFAHLIHFVNSILLLNHLNRVVVIAAGVSSCAYILDSSDVSPSGGVGISDTFDRASRKAEEFIAQDARATAGNGSVASANAASLLSGALSLALCYIQRIFRSGTRHPQPRILCLQGSPDGPEQYVAVMNSIFSAQRSMVPIDSCIVGTQDSAFLQQASYITGGVYFKPQELNGVSAIRRLSTWDMFVQFVCQYSARIRRSVQPAGQNSVVSCLI
- the LOC136470992 gene encoding uncharacterized protein isoform X3, whose protein sequence is MRSGKRRRTGGGRCRRWRRIASTCTAPRWIRSGSTERSSSGRSPTPSPRSPPSAPPSASRPPPCTRPAPRSREPEGGAGLYRAGAGGDAAAEGGEAAPVRGCHPAGQQDPGGDEPSARRRPGPTEGSCRRPRRRLRPDDDQARRAQSLPAPPAAGKGKSHQEGGGAPGSAALVILGSRHGSQRDKQCRQWRRRAGAGRRHQRRRHRGAGCGHREAERDQTESDGEAARPAGQHAGAVELDGHAGGGAAAVPGRGLQHRRVGGRDHGARRPLHGLHTQRGGGGGEAGDPQGVPDERPGREEARRAHGDPPPRAPPGGRRRCRHGAGRHRQRRRTGCDPGAAGGADLGGQGPGVQPEGRAGEDGQVAGRAGGGVVARGVQQKREQIQRRQRDASRSQTRRESPLLGQQNAGNGGSSDGEGGCVGEGERRQVREVLLDMLEDYGNTRKEKEQERKRQRDQRRLLQQVQGAAAAGVALPDRDVSSPVARPPPKNIKNVTRTLSMGGNAGGGGGGSARKVAPASSRPGTPSFLKSPMSARRGGSDEGQMMSSDSFE
- the LOC136470992 gene encoding 65-kDa microtubule-associated protein 3-like isoform X1 — encoded protein: MLSLKLRAILFPFQMEPRREELLHELGDMWDEIGEAEEDRRGTLQALEEDCLNVYRTKVDQVRQHRAQLKREIADSVAEVAAICATIGEPPSTVHTACSSLQGTGSLKEELGFIVPELAEMRRRREERRRQFADVTQRVNRIQEEMNLQLGGGQGQPKAHAAALVDGSDLTTTKLDELRAYLHHLQQEKESRTKKVAELLALLHSSSLVLGMDPRETNNVVNGGGVQVQAGDISDGAIAGLAAGIERLREIKRSRMEKLQDLLGSMLELWNLMDTPAEEQRRFQGVACNIAASEDEITEPGALSMAFIRNVEAEVVRLETLKECRMKDLVVKKHEELMEIRRRARLPEDDDAAVMVLDAIDSDAERAVILERLEVQISEAKDLEFSRKDVLEKMDRWQAALEEESWLEEYSRNENRYNVGKGTHLVLKRAEKARSLVSKMPAMAEALMAKVVAWEKERGAKFEYDGEVLLDMLEDYGNTRKEKEQERKRQRDQRRLLQQVQGAAAAGVALPDRDVSSPVARPPPKNIKNVTRTLSMGGNAGGGGGGSARKVAPASSRPGTPSFLKSPMSARRGGSDEGQMMSSDSFE
- the LOC136470992 gene encoding 65-kDa microtubule-associated protein 3-like isoform X2 — translated: MLSLKLRAILFPFQMEPRREELLHELGDMWDEIGEAEEDRRGTLQALEEDCLNVYRTKVDQVRQHRAQLKREIADSVAEVAAICATIGEPPSTVHTACSSLQGTGSLKEELGFIVPELAEMRRRREERRRQFADVTQRVNRIQEEMNLQLGGGQGQPKAHAAALVDGSDLTTTKLDELRAYLHHLQQEKESRTKKVAELLALLHSSSLVLGMDPRETNNVVNGGGVQVQAGDISDGAIAGLAAGIERLREIKRSRMEKLQDLLGSMLELWNLMDTPAEEQRRFQGVACNIAASEDEITEPGALSMAFIRNVEAEVVRLETLKECRMKDLVVKKHEELMEIRRRARLPEDDDAAVMVLDAIDSDAERAVILERLEVQISEAKDLEFSRKDVLEKMDRWQAALEEESWLEEYSRNENRYNVGKGTHLVLKRAEKARSLVSKMPAMAEALMAKVVAWEKERGAKFERCCWTCWRTTATRGRRRSRSGSGSGTSGGCCSRCRARQRPAWRCRTGTCRRRWPDRRPRTSRTSPGRCPWGETPAAAEVAAPGRWRRRRPGPARPASSSRPCRRAAAGATRGR